From a region of the Roseivirga sp. 4D4 genome:
- a CDS encoding aspartyl protease family protein: MIRMICTVWFVIGSCYAMAQQPDILSIEKNQQGFIFTMIEVNGEKVKAMIDFGDPHVLMVSTREAKRQNITLEDTGDKMQHINGQPMTLYSGIANSLKVSSRRLEKVEFFSAANEIEGVSEQVGTPFDAVLGWGFFSQSNFSMDYQSLTIEFLEEENRAELGKPIQYEKSSNYIVLPLYIAGKEANVILDTGSGISLVDQDWAKPFKKTRSPQGFPMITEKIRKGSLTLEQNFELMDLSMLSTLNAIGILGSDFINRFKLTFIPDENLIYLKG, encoded by the coding sequence ATGATTCGGATGATTTGTACAGTATGGTTCGTGATTGGGTCATGTTATGCGATGGCACAACAGCCTGACATTCTCTCAATAGAGAAAAATCAGCAAGGTTTCATTTTCACCATGATCGAGGTTAATGGTGAAAAGGTAAAAGCTATGATCGACTTTGGCGATCCTCATGTCTTAATGGTTTCTACCCGAGAAGCTAAAAGACAGAACATCACTCTAGAGGACACAGGGGATAAAATGCAGCATATTAATGGCCAGCCAATGACCCTCTACAGTGGTATAGCGAACAGTCTCAAAGTGAGCAGTCGAAGGCTGGAAAAGGTTGAGTTTTTTAGCGCTGCCAACGAGATAGAGGGTGTAAGCGAACAAGTAGGCACTCCCTTTGACGCTGTATTGGGTTGGGGTTTCTTCAGTCAATCTAACTTCAGCATGGATTATCAAAGCCTGACCATTGAGTTTTTAGAGGAAGAAAATCGTGCCGAGCTTGGAAAACCTATTCAATATGAAAAGAGCTCAAATTACATTGTACTGCCCCTCTATATAGCTGGAAAGGAAGCGAATGTAATTTTGGACACCGGTTCAGGCATATCTTTGGTTGATCAAGATTGGGCCAAGCCATTTAAGAAGACCAGATCTCCACAAGGGTTCCCTATGATTACTGAGAAAATCCGAAAGGGTAGCTTGACGCTAGAACAGAATTTCGAACTCATGGACCTAAGCATGCTAAGTACTCTGAATGCCATTGGAATATTGGGTAGCGACTTTATCAATAGGTTTAAGTTGACCTTTATTCCTGACGAAAATTTGATCTACCTTAAAGGATAG